The following are encoded in a window of Oncorhynchus keta strain PuntledgeMale-10-30-2019 chromosome 10, Oket_V2, whole genome shotgun sequence genomic DNA:
- the yju2b gene encoding probable splicing factor YJU2B, with the protein MGERKGQNHYYPPDFDPQKHGSLNGYHGTHALRERARKLSQGILIIRFEMPYNIWCDGCKNHIGMGVRYNAEKKKVGNYYTTPIYRFRMKCHLCVNYIEMQTDPATCDYVIVCGAQRKEERWDMADNEQILTTERSEKEKLETDPMYKLDHGGKDKEKLRKALPSLSELQDHQAGWKDDFILNSKLRRKFRTEKKVMAEEEEKDNAVRKRTNLSIPLLPEKEEDKKLAALLTYTAPDSYDDRQNYKRKEISSRSWFSSPTLPPGSAAGSLLQKLGLQGKGAAVAKALGPQVSSPNPHSLIRRRTEGSGNKPEACATVSRRKSDPGTNDLGNSLSPEGKELQVAQTQRTGGTDLGVAQPEQRQEMVETHMRSLDMQILNTTTEEEDRGRSKGEDCGTVLEDRDSGCSGVLRTSLVADYSDSSDSDPGV; encoded by the exons atg GGTGAGAGGAAAGGACAAAACCATTACTACCCTCCGGACTTCGACCCACAGAAG caTGGCTCCCTCAATGGTTACCATGGAACCCATGCTCTACGAGAGAGGGCCAGGAAACTGTCCCAGGGTATCCTCATCATCCG GTTTGAGATGCCCTATAATATCTGGTGTGATGGCTGCAAGAATCACATCGGCATGG GTGTACGTTATAACGCTGAGAAGAAGAAAGTGGGGAACTACTACACCACGCCAATCTACAG GTTCCGGATGAAGTGTCACCTGTGTGTGAACTACATTGAGATGCAGACGGACCCGGCCACCTGTGATTACGTCATCGTGTGCGGCGCGCagcggaaggaggagagatgggacatGGCTGACAATGAACAGATCCTCACTACAG AGCGTAGTGAGAAGGAGAAGTTAGAGACGGACCCCATGTATAAGCTGGACCATGGTGGTAAGGACAAGGAGAAACTGAGGAAggctcttccctctctgtctgagCTACAAGATCACCAGGCTGGATGGAAGGACGACTTCATACTCAACAGCAAGCTCCGCAGGAAGTTCAGG ACTGAGAAGAAAGTGatggcggaggaggaggagaaagacaaCGCCGTGAGAAAGAGGACAAATCTGTCCATCCCTCTGCTGCCTGAGAAAGAGGAGGACAAGAAACTAGCAGCACTGCTCACCTACACAGCTCCTGACT CCTACGATGACAGGCAGAACTACAAGCGGAAGGAGATCTCTAGCCGCTCCTGGTTCAGTTCCCCCACTCTGCCACCAGGTAGCGCTGCAGGCAGCCTACTTCAGAAGCTGGGCCTACAGGGGAAAGGTGCTGCTGTGGCCAAAGCCCTGGGTCCCCAAGTCTCCTCCCCTAACCCACACAGTCTCATAAGGAG GAGGACCGAGGGCTCTGGAAACAAACCAGAGGCCTGCGCTACAGTCTCACGCAGGAAATCAGACCCAGGAACCAATGATCTGGGAAACAGTCTCTCGCCGGAGGGGAAGGAGTTACAGGTTGCACAAACACAAAGGACTGGGGGGACAGATTTGGGAGTTGCACAGCCTGAGCAGAGACAGGAAATGGTTGAAACTCACATGAGATCTCTGGATATGCAGATTCTTAACACCACCAcagaagaagaggacagaggacgATCGAAAGGAGAGGATTGTGGGACAGTACTGGAGGACCGTGACAGTGGTTGCTCTGGGGTGTTGAGGACGTCACTGGTTGCAGACTACAGTGACTCCTCCGACTCCGACCCCggggtgtag